The following are encoded in a window of Pseudomonas graminis genomic DNA:
- a CDS encoding DUF72 domain-containing protein — translation MGDIRIGISGWRYTPWRGDFYPEGLTQKNELKFASRAVNSIEINGSFYSLQSPDLYARWYDDTPKGFVFSVKGPRYITHVRRLKEIDEPVANFFASGVFQLKEKLGPILWQFAPNFKFDAERFEHFLKLLPHDGKAAKACASQCAERLQQPGYLDIPARLKLRHAVEIRHESFLVPEFVALLRKYKVALVVADTAGKWPHVEDLATDFVYVRLHGDKELYASGYSDEAIKHWGDRIDAWQRGAQPKDAQLIVDKAPRARKSRDVYCYFDNDIKVRAPYDARRLLERFNLTENLEVAPGDLHGATL, via the coding sequence ATGGGCGACATCCGTATCGGCATTTCAGGCTGGCGTTACACGCCATGGCGCGGGGATTTCTATCCCGAGGGCCTGACGCAGAAAAACGAGTTGAAATTCGCCTCCAGGGCTGTGAACAGCATCGAGATCAACGGCTCGTTCTATTCGCTGCAGTCGCCTGACCTCTATGCGCGCTGGTACGACGATACGCCGAAGGGCTTTGTCTTCAGCGTCAAGGGCCCGCGTTACATCACCCATGTCCGCCGCCTCAAGGAAATCGACGAGCCTGTCGCCAACTTCTTTGCCTCCGGTGTTTTTCAGCTCAAGGAAAAACTGGGGCCAATCCTCTGGCAGTTCGCGCCCAACTTCAAATTCGACGCCGAGCGCTTCGAGCACTTTCTCAAACTGCTGCCCCACGACGGTAAAGCCGCCAAGGCCTGCGCCAGCCAATGCGCAGAACGGCTGCAGCAGCCGGGTTATCTGGACATTCCGGCGCGCCTGAAGCTGCGTCACGCCGTTGAAATCCGCCATGAAAGCTTTCTGGTGCCTGAGTTTGTCGCGCTGCTGCGCAAATACAAGGTGGCGCTGGTGGTCGCGGACACCGCCGGCAAGTGGCCCCACGTTGAGGACCTTGCCACCGATTTCGTCTACGTGCGCCTGCACGGTGACAAGGAACTCTATGCCAGCGGGTATTCCGACGAGGCGATCAAGCACTGGGGTGATCGCATTGATGCCTGGCAACGGGGCGCGCAGCCCAAGGATGCTCAGTTGATCGTGGACAAAGCCCCCCGAGCGCGGAAGTCCCGCGACGTTTATTGCTATTTCGACAACGACATCAAGGTCCGCGCCCCTTACGACGCGCGCCGGTTGCTTGAACGTTTCAATCTCACTGAAAACCTGGAAGTTGCGCCAGGCGATTTGCATGGAGCCACGTTGTGA
- the clsB gene encoding cardiolipin synthase ClsB codes for MCGLWRDGNSVELLINGEDFFARVFDAIRGAREEVLIETFIIFEDRVGEGLQQAVIEAASRGVRVIITVDDYGTSDLSTAFVSKMIEAGVQIQLFDPRPKLMGMRTNLFRRLHRKVVVIDGETSFMGGINYSVDHMADTGITAKQDYAVLVRGPIVADIYRSTLSMLGPAVRKTFTPLKPVTRQAGSARMLLAERDNRHHTTDIEEQYLLAMRNATQRITIANAYFFPSYRFLRELRNAARRGVKVTLILQGKPDMPFVRVCSRLTYTWLLREGVVIHEYKQRALHGKVALIDHEWSTVGSSNLDPLSLALNLEANLFIRDHALNQRLHEHLRDLAVAHSKQVNLKGLAKGQWWRAPMIFLSFHFLRHFPAIAGLFPVHGPRLKPLRAPETLPEAAALKNDLPTDQEKSL; via the coding sequence ATGTGTGGCCTTTGGCGGGACGGCAACTCGGTGGAGTTGCTGATCAATGGCGAGGACTTTTTCGCCCGGGTGTTCGACGCCATTCGAGGGGCGCGCGAAGAGGTGCTGATCGAGACCTTCATCATCTTCGAAGACCGCGTCGGTGAGGGTTTGCAGCAGGCCGTGATCGAAGCGGCCAGCCGTGGCGTGCGGGTGATTATTACGGTGGACGACTACGGCACCAGCGACCTGAGCACCGCGTTCGTCAGCAAGATGATCGAAGCCGGCGTGCAGATTCAGCTGTTCGACCCGCGCCCTAAACTGATGGGCATGCGCACCAACCTGTTTCGGCGCCTGCACCGCAAGGTGGTGGTCATCGACGGCGAGACGTCGTTCATGGGCGGCATCAACTACAGCGTCGACCACATGGCCGATACCGGCATCACCGCCAAGCAGGACTACGCCGTGCTGGTGCGCGGGCCGATTGTCGCCGACATCTATCGCTCGACGCTGAGCATGCTCGGCCCGGCCGTGCGCAAGACCTTCACGCCGCTCAAGCCGGTGACGCGTCAGGCCGGCAGCGCGCGGATGCTTCTCGCCGAACGCGACAATCGTCATCACACCACCGATATCGAAGAGCAATACCTGCTGGCGATGCGCAATGCGACTCAGCGCATCACCATCGCCAACGCGTACTTCTTTCCCAGCTACCGGTTCTTGCGTGAACTGCGCAACGCAGCCCGTCGCGGGGTGAAGGTCACGCTGATCCTTCAAGGCAAGCCAGACATGCCGTTTGTGCGCGTGTGCTCGCGCCTGACCTACACCTGGCTGCTGCGCGAAGGCGTGGTGATTCATGAATACAAACAACGGGCGCTGCACGGCAAGGTCGCATTGATCGACCACGAGTGGTCCACCGTGGGTTCCAGTAACCTCGATCCGCTGAGCCTCGCGCTGAACCTGGAAGCCAATTTGTTCATCCGCGACCACGCATTGAACCAGCGCTTGCACGAACACCTGCGCGACCTCGCGGTGGCCCACAGCAAACAGGTCAACCTCAAGGGCCTGGCAAAAGGGCAATGGTGGCGTGCGCCGATGATTTTCCTGAGCTTCCACTTCCTGCGGCACTTTCCGGCCATTGCCGGCCTGTTCCCGGTACACGGCCCTCGGCTGAAACCCCTGCGCGCACCGGAAACACTGCCGGAAGCCGCCGCCCTTAAAAACGACCTGCCGACCGATCAGGAGAAATCCTTATGA
- a CDS encoding endonuclease/exonuclease/phosphatase family protein — MTSALIPEDLNGQRQSASASVTLNVLTMNMHMGFGFLNKRFILPELRDAVRSVSADIVFLQEVHGEHQDHAQNVKNWPTTSQYEFLADSMWKDFAYGRNAVYPHGHHGNALLSKYPILRHENLDISIHGTEERGLLHCVLDVPHFGELHAVCVHLGLKEVHRQQQLKLLADLVGRLPADAPVIVAGDFNDWRQKADDVLNPAGLREVFVESFGAPAKSFPARFPLLRLDRIYVRNAHIRSPRVMSNRPWSHLSDHAPLAVEVTL, encoded by the coding sequence GTGACCAGTGCCCTGATCCCCGAAGACCTCAATGGCCAGCGACAAAGCGCGTCGGCCTCGGTCACGCTTAACGTGCTGACCATGAACATGCACATGGGCTTCGGCTTCCTCAATAAGCGGTTCATCCTGCCGGAACTGCGTGATGCAGTGCGCTCAGTGTCGGCCGATATCGTTTTCCTGCAAGAAGTCCACGGCGAGCATCAGGACCACGCGCAGAACGTGAAGAACTGGCCGACCACTTCGCAGTACGAATTCCTTGCCGACAGCATGTGGAAGGACTTCGCCTACGGCCGCAATGCCGTGTATCCCCATGGCCACCACGGTAATGCGCTGCTGTCCAAGTACCCGATCCTCCGCCATGAGAACCTCGACATCTCGATCCACGGCACTGAGGAACGCGGTCTGCTGCATTGCGTACTGGACGTGCCGCATTTCGGCGAGCTGCACGCAGTGTGCGTGCACCTGGGCCTGAAGGAGGTTCATCGCCAGCAGCAGCTGAAATTGCTCGCCGACCTGGTGGGGCGTTTACCGGCCGATGCGCCGGTGATTGTGGCGGGGGATTTTAACGATTGGCGGCAGAAGGCCGATGACGTGTTGAATCCTGCCGGGCTGCGCGAGGTTTTTGTTGAGTCATTTGGCGCGCCGGCGAAAAGCTTCCCGGCGCGCTTTCCGTTGTTGCGCCTGGACCGTATTTACGTGCGCAACGCGCACATCCGGTCGCCCAGGGTGATGTCGAATCGTCCCTGGTCGCACCTTTCCGATCATGCGCCGTTGGCGGTGGAGGTAACGCTTTGA
- a CDS encoding CGNR zinc finger domain-containing protein: MSIGQLKINAIRLVGGSAVLNYLNTCDGRRPGTGLLEVVDKLSNLEDIVHWFRHADLIDDLEHQHFVAVVRRSSWHTVTAFEQLIDFREALYRLLLPMALDHSADQVSLDALNQALADTADQRLLVLTPAGVIWRWRVGDDLGSMTAGFIGRLAVQASILLTSGDLSRLRACATPDCDWLFLDTSKNGRRRWCQMNVCGAREKVKRAMAAS; encoded by the coding sequence ATGTCTATCGGACAACTGAAGATCAACGCCATCCGCCTCGTCGGCGGGTCGGCTGTGCTGAATTACCTCAATACCTGTGACGGCCGCCGCCCGGGCACGGGGTTGCTGGAGGTCGTCGACAAGCTGAGCAACCTGGAGGACATCGTCCACTGGTTCCGCCACGCCGACCTGATCGACGATCTGGAGCACCAGCACTTCGTTGCCGTCGTGCGCCGTTCTTCCTGGCACACGGTGACGGCATTTGAACAATTGATCGATTTCCGCGAAGCGCTGTATCGGTTATTGCTTCCTATGGCGCTGGACCACAGCGCCGATCAAGTCAGCCTCGATGCGTTGAATCAGGCGCTGGCCGACACGGCCGACCAGCGCCTGCTGGTATTGACGCCAGCGGGTGTGATCTGGCGCTGGCGGGTCGGCGATGATCTGGGCTCGATGACGGCCGGGTTTATCGGCCGGCTTGCGGTTCAGGCATCCATACTGCTCACCTCCGGCGATCTGTCGCGTCTCAGGGCGTGCGCCACCCCGGACTGCGACTGGCTGTTCCTCGATACTTCTAAAAACGGCCGCCGCCGGTGGTGCCAGATGAATGTCTGCGGCGCGCGGGAAAAGGTCAAAAGGGCCATGGCTGCGTCCTGA
- a CDS encoding lysylphosphatidylglycerol synthase domain-containing protein: MTGVSQASTHQQKPAEASKNRPWLKWAKRAFTLFFFIAVPVLLFTLMKNLDWNEVMHALESYKLSTLALGFVIAAGSYLTYCCFDVLARRYTEHKLAIKQIIPVTFVCYAFNLNLSSWVGGIALRYRLYSRLGLDVPTITRILSLSLITNWLGYMLLAGFVFAGDFVDLPEGWKIGDTTLQLIGFVLLAVCLAYFLACRFSKKRTWTIRKQQLVLPSLNQALRQALLGALNWGLMALLIYVLLPEKAFYPAVLGILLISSIAGVIAHIPAGLGVLETVFITLMQHQFSKGQLLAALIGYRVIYFLIPLMIALVVYVVLEKRAKAMRLRNEGQL; this comes from the coding sequence ATGACAGGCGTCTCCCAAGCTTCCACCCACCAGCAGAAACCGGCCGAGGCCAGCAAGAATCGTCCGTGGCTGAAGTGGGCCAAACGTGCGTTTACGCTGTTCTTCTTCATCGCCGTGCCGGTCCTGCTGTTCACGCTGATGAAGAACCTCGACTGGAACGAGGTGATGCACGCGCTGGAGTCCTACAAGCTCAGCACCCTGGCGCTGGGCTTCGTCATCGCCGCAGGCAGCTACCTGACGTACTGCTGCTTCGACGTCCTGGCCCGGCGCTACACCGAACACAAATTGGCCATAAAACAGATCATCCCGGTGACGTTTGTTTGCTATGCCTTCAACCTGAACCTGAGTTCATGGGTCGGTGGCATTGCGCTTCGTTATCGCCTGTATTCGCGGCTGGGCCTGGACGTGCCGACCATCACCCGGATCCTCAGCCTGAGCTTGATCACCAACTGGCTGGGCTACATGCTGTTGGCCGGGTTTGTCTTCGCGGGTGATTTCGTTGACCTCCCGGAAGGCTGGAAGATCGGCGACACCACGCTACAACTGATCGGCTTCGTCTTGCTGGCGGTCTGCCTGGCGTACTTCCTGGCCTGCCGTTTCTCCAAAAAACGCACCTGGACCATTCGCAAGCAACAACTCGTCCTGCCCTCACTCAACCAGGCACTGCGCCAAGCCTTGCTGGGCGCGCTGAACTGGGGACTGATGGCGCTACTCATCTATGTCCTGCTGCCGGAAAAGGCCTTCTACCCGGCCGTGCTCGGGATATTGCTCATCAGCAGCATCGCCGGCGTCATCGCCCACATCCCCGCCGGGCTTGGCGTGCTCGAAACCGTCTTCATCACCCTCATGCAACACCAATTCAGCAAAGGCCAATTGCTGGCCGCGCTGATCGGCTATCGGGTGATCTACTTCCTCATCCCGCTGATGATCGCGCTGGTGGTGTATGTGGTACTGGAGAAGCGCGCGAAGGCTATGCGGCTCAGGAATGAAGGGCAGTTATGA
- a CDS encoding MurR/RpiR family transcriptional regulator: MSSLDQPGSPDTGADGATAVTAAPETADALLKLITAEYESLPRQLKRIASYMSQQSDRIMVDRISDIARECEVHPSAIVRFSQRFGFSGFSEMQALFREAYTHKATPVQNYQQRIRSMIANKSQKASVGDLARECVNATLSGLERLALELDDEAFENAVDLVVNADNIYVVGVRRSFAVADYLVYNLQHTNKRIHLISGLGGSYREQMRSVRANDLVIAISFTPYGKETQHCLRIAQHHQAKTLIITDSNLSPLAKRANAVLLVNEGSSFAFRSLSATLCLCQALFIAVAYRLELKVDEISEQAGFED, from the coding sequence ACCGGAGCCGACGGTGCAACGGCCGTTACCGCCGCGCCGGAGACCGCCGATGCACTGCTCAAGTTGATCACGGCCGAATACGAAAGCCTGCCGCGCCAGCTCAAGCGCATTGCCAGCTACATGAGCCAGCAGAGCGACCGGATCATGGTCGACCGCATCAGTGACATCGCCCGGGAATGCGAAGTGCATCCTTCCGCCATCGTGAGGTTCTCCCAGCGCTTCGGCTTCAGCGGCTTCAGCGAAATGCAGGCGCTGTTCCGCGAGGCCTACACCCACAAAGCCACGCCGGTGCAGAACTACCAGCAACGCATTCGCAGCATGATCGCTAACAAATCCCAGAAGGCCAGCGTGGGCGACCTGGCCCGCGAATGCGTGAACGCCACCCTGTCGGGGCTGGAGCGCCTGGCACTGGAACTGGACGACGAAGCCTTCGAGAACGCCGTGGACCTGGTGGTCAACGCCGACAATATCTACGTGGTCGGGGTACGACGTTCGTTCGCCGTCGCCGACTATCTGGTCTACAACCTGCAACACACCAACAAGCGCATCCATCTGATTTCCGGGCTTGGCGGCAGTTACCGCGAGCAGATGCGCAGCGTACGCGCCAACGATCTGGTGATCGCCATCAGCTTCACGCCCTACGGCAAGGAAACCCAGCACTGTCTGCGCATCGCCCAGCATCATCAGGCCAAGACGTTGATTATTACTGACAGCAATCTGTCGCCCCTGGCCAAGCGCGCCAATGCGGTGCTGCTGGTCAACGAAGGCAGTTCATTTGCGTTTCGCTCCCTCAGCGCCACGCTGTGTTTGTGTCAGGCACTGTTCATTGCCGTGGCCTACCGCCTGGAGTTGAAGGTGGACGAGATCTCCGAGCAGGCGGGATTCGAGGACTGA
- a CDS encoding methyl-accepting chemotaxis protein — MYDAAGKLWKVVKFASDVTARIEKHEQDSHSAAQAYHISVQTQKFAEQGTLVIQQAASEMRQISQNIDDSSRIIGQLGERSEQITAIVNTIRSIADQTNLLALNAAIEAARAGDQGRGFAVVADEVRQLAGRTSRSTQEISEMIQVIQTETRQAIVSMDNTRSTAVKGVDLADQAGDAIVQISSGTNDAVDAVRMFAGRD, encoded by the coding sequence GTGTACGACGCCGCCGGCAAGCTGTGGAAGGTGGTCAAGTTTGCGTCGGACGTGACCGCGCGCATCGAAAAGCACGAGCAGGATTCCCACAGCGCTGCGCAGGCGTATCACATTTCGGTGCAGACGCAGAAATTTGCCGAGCAGGGCACGCTGGTGATTCAGCAGGCGGCCAGTGAGATGCGTCAGATCTCGCAGAATATCGATGATTCGTCGCGGATCATTGGTCAGCTGGGTGAGCGGTCGGAGCAGATCACGGCGATCGTGAATACGATTCGCAGTATTGCGGATCAGACGAATTTGCTGGCGTTGAATGCGGCGATCGAGGCGGCCCGGGCCGGTGATCAGGGCCGTGGCTTTGCGGTGGTGGCCGATGAGGTTCGGCAGTTGGCGGGACGCACGAGCCGTTCGACGCAGGAGATTTCGGAGATGATTCAGGTGATTCAGACCGAGACGCGGCAGGCGATTGTGAGTATGGACAATACGCGGAGCACGGCGGTGAAGGGTGTGGATCTGGCGGATCAGGCGGGGGATGCGATTGTGCAGATCAGTTCGGGGACGAATGATGCGGTGGATGCCGTCAGGATGTTCGCGGGCCGCGATTGA